In Chiloscyllium plagiosum isolate BGI_BamShark_2017 unplaced genomic scaffold, ASM401019v2 scaf_721, whole genome shotgun sequence, a single window of DNA contains:
- the LOC122547408 gene encoding LHFPL tetraspan subfamily member 3 protein-like codes for MHCSYSQSCSRPSTCDTERERASTALPVGSLQAEMLTVHDVAPLYQTDFVRNARAVAALWAVCTLCLALLEVVVLTEPDWVQAPGSGLAPSGSFGLFQLCQQTEGPPRCQGSLAALSPVPSFRTPAGFVGAALGLVLASICCGLGLYRCCHPATVYKVCAWLQFSAGTLHPRTLPTA; via the coding sequence ATGCACTGCAGTTACTCACAGTCCTGCAGCAGACCCTCGACGtgcgacacagagagagagagagcaagtacTGCGCTGCCCGTGGGATCCCTCCAAGCAGAGATGCTGACAGTTCACGATGTGGCACCCCTGTACCAGACGGACTTTGTGAGGAACGCCCGGGCAGTAGCTGCCCTCTGGGCTGTCTGCACGCTGTGCCTGGCcttgctggaggtggtggtgctgaCTGAACCGGACTGGGTCCAGGCCCCAGGCTCCGGCCTGGCCCCCTCAGGCTCCTTCGGCCTCTTCCAGCTGTGCCAGCAGACTGAAGGGCCACCCCGGTGCCAGGGCTCTCTGGCCGCCCTCTCCCCGGTGCCCTCCTTCCGGACGCCGGCTGGATTCGTGGGCGCCGCCCTGGGCCTGGTCCTGGCCAGCATCTGCTGTGGCTTGGGCCTTTACCGCTGCTGCCACCCGGCCACTGTCTACAAGGTGTGCGCCTGGCTCCAGTTCTCAGCTGGTACGCTGCACCCACGCACTCTCCCCACCGCCTAA